aaaaatgagatagttttattgaaaatgatTCTTGGAAAATgacttattttctagaaaacatcattgttgaaacaaacagagctaCAAGAAACTATTGCATTCAACAATTCAATTGAAAGTCAAACACAACTACACAACCAATGGTCTCTTCCCAATGATGAAGGATGAATTTGTGACACATTACCTCATCgaatttcataaaattttgtgtatCAAGTTCCCCATTGACCTCTGGCTTAAATGCTGCCTCCATTTCATAGAGTTTGTCCCATACCACATCTTTGAACCAGGGATGAGCCTGGTAAAGGtaccattgaattttttttttacaagttagAACAATATTAGAATGAAAAGTTTTAAATATaatagagtgagagagagagagcacactTTAATTTGGTCTGCCCCTCCAGTGCCAAGCCTATGTTCAACATCACAAAGCAATCTACAGATCAGATCCTTTGCTTCAGGTGTCAATCTTGCCTCATCtggaaattttaaatgatgtttcCAGTGCACAATCTAACATATATTAAGCAATATGTCAAGGAACTCATCACATATAACTTAACTTTAAACAATTAACAACAGAAATAGGAATATGTTACAAACTTTACAATAATTAATAGAGAATGACTTAATAAGGACTAGGGGAAAGACAAAATGACCACAAAAAAGGAAATGTGGGAAAATATCTAATCAATGATTTTCTTAAGTAACTCTATGATTCACATCTACCAAAACTCCACTATGTTGTGTTGCTAATAATGCAATTTCTTTGAAGTTTAAATTTAGTTCCTCATGCCCATTTTGTCTTGTCTTGAGTTTGAAGGGGTCATGTTCCTTTCCCTTCCCCATATGATTGTACTCTACATATTAATGAACCAGGCAAGTTGTTTATTCACCTCTAACAAAAGAAACATTGATAAAAAGGAACAAAAGCACCTTCTCCTGAAACATCAATTTATAGCGCAGTACATTATTATAGAAAGTTAAATCTTCACTAGGCTTCATGTAAATTCCAAAGTCCAATTTTTGATGCTAAGGTTGAGAAATTAAAAGTCTTTGGTGTCACACCAGAGATCTTCAAATCCAACCCACCAAAGGGATTTAAAAGGGAGAAAAACCACCTCTCATTGTGTAGCCCATAGCCAATGGCCTTCCAAGGGacggaaaagaaaaaatagctatttatttataataaattataattaattatatccAAGAAAAACTATATAAATCCATCTCAACGTGATAATAAGCactttaatattattaaaagaattgatgaatgattaaattcacGATTTTCTATTAGCTTAATCTTTTGCAATAATACTAGATGCTAGAACACAAGTGTTCTacatttattagattttattttttccttcaaagaggAGAGGAGATTAGGGTAGGGAGAGGACTCATGGTCAATGGCTAGCCCAGCCTTAGGACTGAAAAATACAAAAGGAggcattaaattaataaataaataaaacatgtcagaataggaaaattattaagtacttCCGGAGTACTATAAAtacgtactccctcctctcacatgaatagtgggtctcatcatgaatttaattagtgaaacccaccattcatgtgaggcatttatggtactctggaagtacacaataatttcccgtCAGAATAAAGCAAGAGGCAAAAATAAGTAAGGCATATCAAATAGGATAACCTACAAGCTAATTAGACATCATATGTTTCAGCTGAAAAGTTAAAGTCAAAACAAGTGCTTTTGGCAAATTAACCTTTCTGCAAGCTGTTACTGGATCATCGGAATAAAATGGGGGATAGCCAACCAGCATCTCATACATTATTGCACCAAGCGACCACCTGCAACCAGGCAACTAGATAAGAATTCAGGGAAGGCTTAAACAAGGAACAACACTAGTTTActcgtcaaaaaaaaaaggtattactTAAATCTCCATCTGTAAGTGTGTGAGTATTCCTCTATACTTCACAATAATTTGTCCCTATAATGATATAGAAGAGCCATCTTCAACCTCCAAAGCAAAAGCAACCATAAACGAtcttttcactaaaaaaaatgtgattgcATTATccaattctttttaaaaagtgCAGGAAACATCTTAGaactaaacaaaatttaaggTATAGAGCCCAAGAACCCAAACTAATTCTGCAATACTCTCAATCCCATCTTATGTTCTTCTAGTGCTTTTGCATACATCAAACTAGATGGTTTCAAATGCCAAATTTCCACAAATCAGATTTATTTTGGCATAATTTAAAAAACTCTTTTGAAAACATGACTTTGTTTTTGGACATTTTATGTTGGGAAtattacacaaagtaataatggaAGAATAAGATTAACGAAAAAGACAAAGgaaaatagataacttggaggGACTATATCATTTTCCTTAGACAATTTTTGCCCCCCACACTTTTGTTGCTACTTATCGCAAATTTGTCTTCAGGATACAACCAAGTTGTTGGGTTCTACAGATAGCAATTCTGGAGAATGACCAcaggatttcttgtgtttctctccAGTTTTGATTTTGTGAAGTTAGTTTTTCAAGAGAACATAAGCCTCTACTTATACCCATAGGGTTATGTTTCATGAAAAGGCACGTATGGAGAGTTAGTTATTTCATAAAATCTCGTtatgttttatgaaaaaacacGTATGgagagttagttattttttcataaagCGGTTAACAAAGATTGAAATCTCGTTATGTTTCATGAAAAGGCACGTGTGGAGAGTTAGTTACCTTTTCATAAAGCGGTTAACAAAGATTGAAACCTCTTCAATCTTTCTCAATAGTCGCCagaaaattctagaaaattccagaaaattcagattttaaattttcacttagaaaattccagaacttgaattttcactttataaaaccatattctccaaactcaaccatcattattacaacctatccttgtatatacctatatatacaacattttAAACTTTAGGTTATGTTTGATTCAGATAAAATTGGGAGGATAGAATGGGAGGAAAGAAAACTAAGGAGAGATTGCCTTTTTCAACTGCTTAATTGGGTTGAAAATAGGGAAGAAAGGGAGGGTTTGGCCAGGAATTTTCCACATGGGCCCACCAATACAAATTTGACCAAATAGGTGGAGAAAAGATGATGGAAAATGGGGAAAGAAATTTAAATGATGCTTTTACCCATATCCAGATTACCGTTGCCAAACACCTGTCTCAccaaaaacccttttttttttcccctcataaGATCCATTGCTAATAATGTAGCAGAAAACTTAGTCGTGTTGCTGATCCTTCTTCTCAGACTCAAAAAATCACTGTATAGTCTCATTTGAGGCAGAGCAAAACCAGAAGCCCAATCCGAATTGGAAACACCTGAAAAATGGGTTGCACTCTAAACCTGGATCCATTAGGCAGAGATGGGGCCATAGAATGGTGAGCCGACTTCATGCCCCCACATTAAGCCAAAATCAGCCTTTTGAAAGAAATGGTGCCATGGCCATATTGTATTTCTGTTTCacagagagttttttttttttttgggttggtttctttatttaatttgttgatAATATGAATAATATGAGGTTGGGAGAGGTGCTGTGATTGAGAAGTTGCCATTGGTTGTTTActtgtttttggttttatcCAACACATGAGAGTTTTCTTGTATGGGAGATGTGCCAGGTTCTTGggtatttttttatagttacaataagtaaattttaattattgttgaaGATCatataaattacataaaattctTTCCAACATTGACAATTGAGATAGATATTGAAATAACAAATGAGAAGAGATAATTGGCAAAGGCAATGTAAGATCATGTTTTAAGTGCGGATTATTATTTGTAAACAAATGATAATTACAAGCAAGATAAAAAATGGTTAGCAGGGTAAAGATCGTggtttcctttttatttttagaaacaaaatggATGGGTAAAGAATGAATCTTAAACTAATTTAGctattcatattattttaatggaaaagATTAGTTCTTAATTCTTATATACTAATGGAAAAACTACACTTATGTAATAAGAGCATAGCAGTAAATTCAtacaaactacattttctatcttcttatttttctacaatatttattttctatctaCCAACACGCATGAAGGAAAAGAactcttttctttcctccaATGTTGTGATCCTCTCTATACTCtccatcctcccaaccaaacaggGCCTAATTGCTATTTATACTCCGTTTTATAATAGGTGCATCCCAAGAAAAAAtagtccaaatccaattaaatcTGTTTTGCTTCTTACAACATACCTATACTGACAAATCATAATGTTTATCCTACCATTTTTCAACTACTATTGCAACTCAATAACACAGCATTGTGAAGTGAAACAGAATAACTATTGCATTCACTTAATAACATGAGAACAAAATTTTAACACCCACAAAATGGACAGAAACCAATCACATTGCATGAAATTCAAGAAAGTAagtcattttttataaataaactgACCAGTCACACTCCACACCATATCCTTTCTTTAGCAATACTTCCGGAGCAATATAATCTGGAGTGCCGACTGTTGAATAAGCCtgtaattaaaacaaaaaacatatgtATAAGAAAGCATGAATGTAAGGACCTTTAAGAACATTATTCCTCATTAATCAACAGATACAATTAGATCTTCAATGGGTTATGAACTAATCCAATGGCCCAGACGATAAATAGTGTTCTGGGTGGTAAAGCATTGGAAATAACCAGTATGACCAAGTTTTTGTGGGTAGATACAAAGCGTCCCAAGGTCACTATGTTTCATGCCCCACTAAAACCATATTGTTTGTCTTATATAAAAAACACTTCATTGGGCCACAGTTGCTCATGCATATGCAATTGTTATTCTTCTTCTGATATTAAATATTGTATCTagaaattgttaaaattgaaattgcAAGCATTTTTGTCTGCGCATAATTGAGTACAGAATATAGTGAAATGCCACATCAGTAAGACACTAAAAAATGGATATTTCCCTACCAATGTCCTCCTGTTCATCTGCCAATGCTGAAGTTGTTCAAGGGGGCTTTTCCACCGTCTCCCAGTTTTAGTATCTGAAAAGCATCCATCAATATCCATTGTATCATTCAAGTTCTCATCATCCAGgacttcattttcatttatagAAGATAAATTGGAGCAGTCAAGAGGCTTGCAGAGGCCAAAATCAGAGAGCTTCATGTGACCATATTTATCCAACAAGAGGTTGTCAGGTTTTATATCTCTGTAACAATCATGGTTAAATATGCAAAGAGTAAGTCACAGATATACCAAATTAGACTCTCCATTGGCTTATCTTTTATTGCTTGAAAGAAAAACTCTCAATTTCCTTACAACTTGGTAAAATGTCACCAAAATATACCGACCTGTGAACATAGTTATGTTTATGAATAGACTCTATGGCCAGAACACTTTGAGCAATGTAAAATCTAGCAACAATTTCAGTCAAAGTTTCTTCTCTCATGAGCAAAGTCATCATGTCACCACCAGGAAGATATTCCATAATTAGATACAAGAATTCAGCATCTTGAAAGGAATAGTAGAGTTTCACAATGAAGTGACTGGCAACTTCTGCAAGCAAATTTCTTTCAGCTCTAACATGTTCAACCTACATTGTGAATAGACAATCAGTGAGCATGAACAAATTATGCCAGTAATATGTGAAGATAATTTGAAGTAATTAGGGAAACATTGAAAAACTACTCTTTGATTATTtgacaaaaatacaagaaaaccATATTTGTTGCATAAGGAAGCTGCTTAAATGTTGAATTATTGAGTATTAATGATACTGATTCTTGAAATCAAATGTTATCACTTCTCAATATGAAAAAATCATACACCCACTTTACAGCAGAAAAGCAGTACCTAAAAGATTAGATGGCACCTTAAATTTTCATGAATTCTACTATTTCTTCTAAATTTGAGAGAACAAGCTAATTATTGACATTGAAAAAGAGAGTTATATCTCATAATAACCACTAGTTCTAATGTATGTAGTAAATTACAATCCTTTTTTCTCTCCTAGAAAGCATGTATATAAAAAGCAAGTgaaacagaaagaaaaacagaCCCTTTGCCAGGTCTGTTTTTTTGACAACTCCACATTTTACAGAGAAGGGACCATTTGGACAGTTCAACTATCTCTAAGATCACCAAGAGAATTTTAGAAAGGCCATTATTTAGAGCTTTATAGAACTCAAAATTCTATTCCAAGGCACTCAAGAAAGTTACAAGAGTAGAAGAAATACAGAACAAACGTTTCATCTGGTAAATTTAACAGTAGGAAGGAAAAGATACAGTTAAAGTTTGGAGAATAACAAGAAggtcttatatatatttagtggAAGAATAGTATAAAGAGTATTACATTGAAGTTTAATAGCACcttttaaaagaatttaaaacttcttcttttttcaataaaactttATTACCTATATTAAATTAAACTTTTAATAATACCAGATCTCACCTGTCCCCTGCTAAGCATTTCTGACTTCTTTAACTTCTTCATGGCATAGATGTTGCCTGATTTCTTCTCTCGACACAGTCTAACCTGTAAAATAGTCATGTATAAGCATCAAACAAAAATGTACGAAACCTCCCCAGGACAAATAATCAAATAACCAGCATAATAGCATATTCAAACCAAAAACAAGGCAGTTGAAATGTACTCAGAAAAAACAAGATAACAGGAAAACATTGAACTAAATACCTGAAGAAAAATTTGGATATCCTATCAAGAACTACAGTAAACAGTTTGTCATTTAGTCaccacaattttttcttttttcaccaGTCAAATTGTAACttaaaatagagagaaaataatttgtCAATTCTTACTACCTAAGCTAGTGGAGCTTTTTTCTCAAGTTTAAATAAGAAGTCCTGATCTTTTTCATGGGAGTCATTTTcttattgggaaaaaaatccCATAAAATGATACTGAAATCCTGCAAGCTCAATGGAATCCATTGTTGGTTATATGTTTCTTTTGTAAGTAAAAatttattggaaagaaaagcgCAAAAAGAGTGCAGCAACCCTAGTACATGGGAcgtatacaaaataaaatacaatatacaTTAAAGGTTAACAAAAGTTCATGGTATCCAAGAATTCTAGGAAATCCACAATTGAAAACGAATAAGAGGTTGAAGTCCATTCATAAGGTCTTCAAAAATAAGAACTTCAACTTCATTGAGTGCAACTCTTTTCTCACAAAGCAACAagcatttttttctctctaaagaCACACATTAAGCACAAAGGAGCTTTCCAGTTATAAAATTGGAATTCCACTTCCAGGAAACATTTATATCCTCACCAAGGATAGGAATTTACTCCTTTTTCCACTATATGTTGGGACTACTTCAGCCCAAGTTCAATGAATTACCCATCTCGATTAAAAGTTTGGTTCCTTAACCTCTTCTTTCACCCAAACTCTTCTAGCAAATTAAACACCACAGCCTTCACCTTGATCTATAGTGCTGTCacacacaccaccaccaccacctccataAGCCAGTACTACCTATTGtgagcaccaccaccaccaccaaaccctTCCAAATCATCCACCAACATCATGCCTCAACTGACAAGTGCCAAGATGTGTCTACTCCTGGATCACCATAGCTTCCAATGATTGGTCAGCCCACCTTCACTTATGCCATAATTGCCACTTTTATTAATGCCATCACTACTGCCTCAACTGTATTACCACCAAGATTAGCACCAACACATCACTATCATCAAAAATATCTTTGACAATACCTTCATCACCACCAGTACTCCACCCTCAACTGTCACCACCACAAGACTCCCACCATGGCTGCCTCCACCTCCAACTTCATTTCCCTTCAGATTTTCCTTCACTAGTGGTGTATAAAGATTTCCACTCCTGTAAATTATTACCTTAAAATTTACTTTGATTTCTTGTGTGGGATTGATTAATGAACAATTAATattatttctaaaataattttaatatatataaaatgtacaATTTAAGTAATTTTAGACACCATGACCATCTGAGTTTAACACAATAATTCCCAGATATGAACCAAGCTTAACACTGAGAATTAATATCTTagcaatgcttttttttttgttatatatatatatatatataattaataatattaataatttggtACTGCTACaatgttaaagaaaataataacaaaaatctTCACAATGAAGCTTGTatatagtttataaaatatCCACATCTCTAACCTCTCCAAAGGCCCCTCTCCCAATGATGGTCAGAAGGTCAAAGTCATCCACACATATCTTGTGCCGTTTAAGTCGCATGTACTCAGTCTCTTTACGCTCCAATTCCTTCAGTATATTGACTTGCTCCTCTTCTGAAACATCCGAAGATGCTAACTTCCTTTCCAGCACTGAGCGCctgtaaataataaaatcaagaTAGGAAACATACTAAGA
This DNA window, taken from Quercus robur chromosome 2, dhQueRobu3.1, whole genome shotgun sequence, encodes the following:
- the LOC126714186 gene encoding uncharacterized protein LOC126714186, with translation MENDVVKVEVRREEEKDKVGTMAKEEEEVGSSLTMERVAAAKQYIESHYKAQMKHIQERKERRSVLERKLASSDVSEEEQVNILKELERKETEYMRLKRHKICVDDFDLLTIIGRGAFGEVRLCREKKSGNIYAMKKLKKSEMLSRGQVEHVRAERNLLAEVASHFIVKLYYSFQDAEFLYLIMEYLPGGDMMTLLMREETLTEIVARFYIAQSVLAIESIHKHNYVHRDIKPDNLLLDKYGHMKLSDFGLCKPLDCSNLSSINENEVLDDENLNDTMDIDGCFSDTKTGRRWKSPLEQLQHWQMNRRTLAYSTVGTPDYIAPEVLLKKGYGVECDWWSLGAIMYEMLVGYPPFYSDDPVTACRKIVHWKHHLKFPDEARLTPEAKDLICRLLCDVEHRLGTGGADQIKAHPWFKDVVWDKLYEMEAAFKPEVNGELDTQNFMKFDEVKNPTPSRAGSGPMRKMHLTPKDLNFVGYTYKNFDAVKGLHNTFDLKRSTSPKRTSTDSFLSDSAVDFSAADDLDAKLLAASGDSMSQ